The genomic segment AGCGTGAACATCTCGACGTCTTCGCAAGCCGGACATAACACGATACGCTCCTCCCGCGCAGTTATTCAACCATGATACAGGGCGCCGGGCCTGCAGGCAATGCCCGAGGGCACCAGAAAGGCGCCGGAACCGTGCGGCGGTCAGCGGCGTTGGAGCGCCGGCGCCTGCACCTGGCGTTCGAGTTCGCGGAGGCGTTCCTGCAGGCGCTGGTTCTCGCGGACGAGGTCGGCGAACTCCGGGGCGAGCGGCATGCCGTCCAGGGTCGGCCAGGGGCGGATGCGATCGGGCGGAGGCTGGCGCATGCCGCCGGAGACCAGCAGGGGGCGGGCCTCCAGCGCGACCGGGATGGTCAGGATGGCGTCTCCCCGGAGGACCTTCAGTTCGACCGTCCGGCCCGGGCCGGCCTCCACGACGTGCCGGGCGACGACGGCGGGGTCGTCGACGACGTGCGGGCCGATCTGCAGGATGATGTCGTCGGCGTGCAGGCGGGCCCTCTGGGCGGGCGAGTCCTTCAGTACGGAGCGGATGCGGGCACCTTCGCGGGCGCCCGGTTCGCCGGTGAGCGTGATGCCGAGCCATCCGAGGCGGCGCGTCTCGCCCTGCTTGAGGCGGGCGAGGATCGGGGCCAGGTCGCCCTCCGGCAGCACCAGGACTTCCGGCTCCCGGGCTGCCTCGTAGGTCACCGCCAGCACGACGCCCGCCAGGCGGCCCTCCATGTCGAGGACGGGGGCCCCGGCGCATCCGGACCAGACGTGGCCGGCCAGGCCGAGCATGCCGTCCCAGGCGACGCCGTGGATGCGGACGTCGGCGTTGTGCCGGGTGACGAGGCCGGGGGAGAGGACGGTCGAGAGGCCGTCGGCCCGTTGCCGCACAGAGGCCACCAGTGCCCAGGCGCCGGGGCTCGGCAGGGCGGGGGCGGGTGCGAAGGGGGCCGTGTCGCGCAGTTCCGTCCGCAGCAGGGCGAGCCCGCTGGCCTGGTCGAGGGCGGCGACGGTCGCCTCGGACTGGCGTCCGTCCGGGCAGAACACGCGGATTTCGCGGCATCCGGCCAGCCCGAGCAGGCTGGTGAGCATCTCGCCCTGGGTGCCGACGAAGAAGCCGGCGTTGGAGAAGTGCGCCTCGCCGGCCGGGGGGGATTCCTCGGGCAGCGAGAGGGTGGAACGGACACAGGCGACCACGGGCGCGGCCCGTTCGAGAGCGGCCCGCGGGTCCTGTGCGGCCCCTCGGGCCGCCATGGCGGCCAGCAGGGCCGCGCACGCGGCAAGCGCCCGGGGAAGCCTTCGGCGCATGGCTACCACCAGTAAGGAGACTCGGCCGGATCGTAGAAGGCGTGCTGGACGGGCACGACGACGCCGGGGGAGTCCATGCTCACCGGGCGTTCGCCCTGGGGCCTCCAGGCCCAGGAGGTGCGGGCCCCTTTGACCACGGCCATGTGGCCGAGCGCGTGGCCGGGGTCTTCGCGACCTGTGGCGGCCAGCACGATCGGGAGGTATTCGGCCGGAGCCACGCGTGCGATGGGCGTCTCGTCGGGCGGGGCGCTCCGCATGCTCGCCAGGCCTCCGGCGATGAAGGCGGCGGAGATCAGGATGGCGGCGGCTGCGGCGGCGGAGACGAACTGCCGGTATGAGAACAGCCGGAAGATCTTCGTCTCGCCGGAACGGGCCGCCAGTATCTGGTCCATTCGGGCGCGCGTCAGGTAGGTCTCACGGGGCGCCAGCAAGGGGATTGTCTCGCGCAGGATGCCGGCGCCCCGTTCCACCAGGTCGAAAGCGGTGCGACAGGATTCGCAGGAGGCCAGATGGCTGCGGAACGAAGCCGCGCGTTCCTCGGCGAGATCGCCTTCGGCGGCCTCGATCATCCAGGATTTGCACTCGGCGCAGTCCACGGCAACTCCTTTCGCAGTGTTAGTGTCGCCAGAGGCCGCAGGGTTCAAATGCGCTTCTCAGTCCTCGGGTGCGGACAGCCCTTCCTCGGTCAATCGCTCGCCGATCTTCCGCAGGGCGTAGTGGATGCGGGACTTGACGGTGCCGATCGGGCAGTCGATGGCTTCGGCGATCTCCTCATAGGACAGGCCCTCGATGAAGCGGAGGGTGACGACGCTTCGGTGGTCCTCGGACAGCTCGTCCAGCACGGCGCGGACCATGCGGGCGGCTTCGCTTCGCTCGGCCAGTTCCTCGGGGCCGGGCAGGGACGAGGGCAGGAAGTCCTCCGGTGCGGCGCCTTCCCCGTCCGGGTGCCCCATGTGCAGGGGGGCCGCGGCGGAGTCCTTGCGACGGAGCCACTGGCGGAACTTGTTCAGCAGGATGCCGTAGAGCCAGGTGTACGGCGAAGAGCGTCCCTCGAAGGTCTTCAGGGACTTGGCGGCGGCCAGGAAGGTGTCCTGCACCAGGTCTTCGGCGACGGACACATTGCCACACATGAACCGGGCGGCCCGGAAGAGCCGGTCATAGTGCAGGCGAACGAGTCTGCGCAGGCTCTGCTCAGTCACGGCCGGGCCTCGGAGTATGAGAACAAGGCCCCACGGCCGTTCGGGCCGCGCGGCCGCGGCGGGCGGGGCCGGGGAGGCGTCCCGCCCGCCGGCTCGCGTTCAGGCCGGCAGCGTCCTTTGCAGGGTCTTCAGGATGGCGGTGGAGACCGCGTTGCGCAGTTCGGGCGTGCCGGCCAGGCCGAACAGCTCGGTCAGGACGGCCAGCGCCTGCATCCGGTCCGGCAGGAAGACCATGCCCTCCAGGGCGGCCGTCTGGACGCCCGTCGAGTTGCGGTCGAACAGCGACCGGCCGGGTGCGTTCAGTGCGGCTCGGAGCAGATCGACGTGCCCCATGCTGCCCAGCGCCCGGGCTACGTAGACGATTCCTTCGTCGACCTCGCCGCCGCGCCGTGCGCCCGGGCGCCCGGGCTCGATGTCGGGGGGCGCGACCGGGTCGTCCCCGGGCAGCAGGGGGATCTCGATCCGTTCCGTGGGAGGGCCCACCAGCGCGTCATACAGGACCGCGGCGGCCTGGTCGTCGCCCAGCCTCCGCAGGACAAGGGTGGCACTCCGTCGGGCGGTCAGGGCGGCCTCTCTTCGCACCAGTTGTGCTGTGCGGCTCCGGGGGCCGGCGGGCACCACTTCGGTCTCGCCGATCAGGAGGTCCCGCATGTTCTGCAGGACGAAGCTCCGAGCGGCATTGGACATGCGCGCGTAGCGGACGGCGATCTCGGGCCCGAAGTCGCGGTGGTTGAAGAGCTGCTCATCCTGGATGGCCACGGCCACGGCCGTGGGGCCGCATTCGAAGATGTGCTCCACCAGGGCCCACTTGCGCCGCAGGATCCGGATGTCCTCGGCGGTGTCCTCCAGGGAGTACGCCCAGAGCCCCTGGCGTCGCGAGCCGAGCCGGCTGTACGCCTTCTGCTCGCGCTTCTCCTGGGTGCGGCGGCGCCCGGCCGGCACGCGATCCCTCACTCCGAGGGCGCCCATCCGCACCTCGTCCTCGATCCTCTCCTGCTCCCGCATCATCTCGATGGCCTCGGGGGGCATTTCCATCAGCTCCTGGGCTT from the Candidatus Brocadiaceae bacterium genome contains:
- a CDS encoding serine protease; the protein is MRRRLPRALAACAALLAAMAARGAAQDPRAALERAAPVVACVRSTLSLPEESPPAGEAHFSNAGFFVGTQGEMLTSLLGLAGCREIRVFCPDGRQSEATVAALDQASGLALLRTELRDTAPFAPAPALPSPGAWALVASVRQRADGLSTVLSPGLVTRHNADVRIHGVAWDGMLGLAGHVWSGCAGAPVLDMEGRLAGVVLAVTYEAAREPEVLVLPEGDLAPILARLKQGETRRLGWLGITLTGEPGAREGARIRSVLKDSPAQRARLHADDIILQIGPHVVDDPAVVARHVVEAGPGRTVELKVLRGDAILTIPVALEARPLLVSGGMRQPPPDRIRPWPTLDGMPLAPEFADLVRENQRLQERLRELERQVQAPALQRR
- a CDS encoding zf-HC2 domain-containing protein; the protein is MDCAECKSWMIEAAEGDLAEERAASFRSHLASCESCRTAFDLVERGAGILRETIPLLAPRETYLTRARMDQILAARSGETKIFRLFSYRQFVSAAAAAAILISAAFIAGGLASMRSAPPDETPIARVAPAEYLPIVLAATGREDPGHALGHMAVVKGARTSWAWRPQGERPVSMDSPGVVVPVQHAFYDPAESPYWW
- a CDS encoding sigma-70 family RNA polymerase sigma factor, with the protein product MTEQSLRRLVRLHYDRLFRAARFMCGNVSVAEDLVQDTFLAAAKSLKTFEGRSSPYTWLYGILLNKFRQWLRRKDSAAAPLHMGHPDGEGAAPEDFLPSSLPGPEELAERSEAARMVRAVLDELSEDHRSVVTLRFIEGLSYEEIAEAIDCPIGTVKSRIHYALRKIGERLTEEGLSAPED